One genomic segment of Virgibacillus doumboii includes these proteins:
- a CDS encoding aldo/keto reductase, with protein MNYRQLGNTELNISELSFGTWGIGGQWGTTNDDEALGALDRAMDKGVNFFDTADVYGNGHSEQLLARATKGKETSIHIATKFCRAGDIHDLENYSMQRVMEYCENSLRRLNRDRIDLYQIHCPPMEILQNGRVFEALEKLKEQGKICYYGVSVETVEEGLYCLDHTNASSLQVIFNIFRQKPLEILFPKAYEKGVGILARVPLASGLLTGKFNEDATFEADDHRNFNRDGQEFNVGETFAGLEFNKGVELSSQLDWLTEGRDSMSRAALKWILEHKEISSVIPGFKNVRQVEDNLQAVDTKGFSAGEKEKIEKFYRDEVQDFIRGGY; from the coding sequence ATGAACTATCGTCAGCTTGGAAACACTGAGTTGAACATAAGCGAATTAAGTTTTGGAACGTGGGGAATTGGCGGCCAGTGGGGAACAACCAATGATGATGAGGCATTGGGTGCGCTGGATCGGGCCATGGATAAAGGTGTCAATTTCTTTGATACAGCCGATGTTTATGGTAATGGTCATAGTGAGCAGCTTTTAGCCAGGGCTACAAAAGGGAAGGAAACCTCTATTCATATTGCTACTAAATTTTGCCGTGCCGGTGATATTCATGATCTGGAGAATTACTCGATGCAACGGGTTATGGAATATTGTGAAAATAGTTTGCGGCGTCTTAACCGTGACAGGATTGACTTATACCAAATCCATTGCCCGCCAATGGAGATACTGCAGAATGGCAGGGTTTTCGAGGCGTTGGAAAAATTAAAGGAGCAAGGAAAAATATGCTACTACGGTGTTAGTGTAGAGACAGTTGAGGAGGGCTTGTATTGCCTTGACCATACGAATGCAAGTTCACTTCAGGTGATTTTCAATATTTTTCGCCAGAAACCATTGGAGATACTATTTCCGAAAGCTTATGAAAAGGGAGTTGGAATACTGGCTCGAGTTCCGTTGGCGAGTGGATTGCTTACAGGTAAATTTAACGAAGATGCTACCTTTGAAGCGGATGATCACCGAAACTTTAATCGTGATGGGCAGGAATTTAATGTGGGTGAGACGTTTGCCGGACTTGAATTTAATAAAGGAGTCGAACTTAGCAGTCAGCTGGATTGGCTAACTGAGGGAAGAGACAGCATGAGTCGTGCGGCGTTGAAGTGGATTTTGGAACACAAGGAAATATCGAGTGTCATTCCGGGATTTAAAAATGTCAGGCAGGTGGAAGATAATCTTCAGGCGGTAGATACGAAGGGTTTTTCGGCGGGAGAAAAGGAAAAGATTGAAAAGTTTTATCGTGATGAAGTGCAAGATTTTATTCGGGGTGGTTATTAA
- a CDS encoding aldose epimerase family protein encodes MYIAKKYIRDKWKEYTLANDHGMSVSILNYGGIITKMMVPDQHGNAENIVLGYKEYADYASNSNFLGAQIGRVAGRIQDATLKHDGQAYTLERNEGNHHLHGGASGFHQVIWDAETSQSNDEVSLILSHTSSHLEDGYPGNLEVTITYTLNNANELTLTYQAISDQDTPIALTNHSYFNLNGDMKDTVYNHHVQFETGYFVEMDDELIPTGKLIDTAGTPFEFQKGRLLGDGFKPDTLQQKIAGNGYDHYFIFGKEKEVNVVETNSGRKMEIRTNQPGMVLYTANGLDAGLELSNGLSEKYAGVCFEAQAHPAALHHEGFPDIILRKDDLYSRYITYSFK; translated from the coding sequence TTGTATATTGCAAAGAAATATATACGCGATAAATGGAAGGAATATACTCTCGCAAATGATCATGGCATGTCTGTCAGTATATTGAATTATGGCGGGATTATTACAAAAATGATGGTTCCTGACCAGCATGGAAACGCCGAAAATATTGTACTGGGCTATAAAGAATATGCGGATTATGCATCAAATAGCAACTTTTTAGGTGCGCAAATCGGGCGTGTTGCCGGAAGAATTCAGGATGCTACATTAAAGCATGATGGACAAGCATACACCCTGGAAAGAAACGAAGGCAACCATCATCTGCACGGGGGTGCAAGTGGATTCCATCAGGTGATTTGGGATGCAGAAACTTCCCAATCAAATGATGAAGTAAGTCTCATTCTCTCACATACGAGCAGTCATTTGGAAGATGGCTATCCCGGTAATCTGGAGGTGACCATTACTTATACACTGAACAATGCCAATGAACTTACACTCACCTACCAGGCCATATCTGATCAGGACACACCAATTGCACTGACGAATCATTCATATTTTAATTTAAATGGAGATATGAAAGATACAGTGTACAATCATCATGTCCAATTTGAAACTGGTTATTTTGTTGAGATGGACGATGAACTCATTCCAACAGGGAAGCTTATTGATACAGCTGGGACTCCTTTCGAGTTTCAAAAAGGGAGATTACTTGGTGATGGCTTCAAGCCAGATACATTACAGCAGAAAATTGCGGGAAATGGCTATGACCATTATTTTATTTTTGGAAAAGAGAAAGAAGTTAATGTAGTGGAAACTAACTCCGGCAGAAAAATGGAAATTCGCACAAATCAGCCAGGGATGGTCCTTTATACTGCAAACGGCTTGGATGCCGGTTTGGAATTAAGCAACGGCCTGTCAGAAAAATATGCAGGTGTTTGTTTTGAAGCTCAGGCTCATCCGGCAGCCCTGCATCATGAAGGGTTCCCAGATATTATATTGCGGAAGGATGATTTATACAGCAGATATATTACTTATTCATTCAAGTGA